The genomic window AATTTCCCTTGTATCTGTTGTGGCTTTATTTACCAATAGCTGTAGTTATGGGAAATAGTGTAATTGTTTTACTATTTACGTCTCATAACATCATGCACGGCAGTGTAATTAAAAATACTCGCTTAATCCACATTTTAAGTTTACTAGGATTAACAATGTTATGGATGCCGCCGACAATGTGGAAAGCAGTACATAACCAAGAACATCATAGCAAAACAAACTCCTTAGCCGATCCCGATCGCAATTACTTATCCCAGCAACCTAAAACTTGGGGTAAGTGGATTCAGAACCTGTTTGTACCTTCTTTTGCTGTAAATCCGCTATTTCTAACCGTAGGAATGGCTACTGCTTGGGGAGTTCATACTTTTCGCAATTTGACTTCGGTATTGATATTTAATCAAGGAAATGCTGATTATGTTCCCGCCGCTTTTTCTCGCAATCCTAAAAAGCGTGTAGAAATATTTGGCGAACTTTTAGTAATGTTATCGCTACACTTTTGTATTATTGCCTTTCTGCAATTTTCGCCTTTAAAACTTGTACTTGGCTACTTTCTACCTATTGGGATTGGCTACGCGGGATTAATGTTTTACATCTATACAAATCATATGCTTTGCCGGATGACAACGATTAACGATCCACTAATAAACAGTATTTCTTTGCGAGTTCCTAAAATATTTGATAAGTTGCATTTAAACTTTTCTTATCATACCGAGCATCATATTTTTCCTGGGATAAACTCTGATTACTATCCTTTAGTACAAGAGTTAATAAAAACTCACTATCCCGGCAGAATGAATTTGTTAGATGCTGGAGATGCGTGGAATTTACTAATGGAAACTCCCCGCCACTACAAAGATGAAACTACCTTTACCGATTGGTCAGGAAAAAATACCGTCACTTGTCCCCTTAATCAAAAATAATTAAGTAAAGACTTTTTGGGCAGTATTCAGCATCGAAATCCCCCTTTTTAAGGGGGAATAATAAATATTTATCCCTAGTTTCAGCAACGACAGCAGTGTCAGGTTTTAATACCTTCAAAAGGGAAACTAAGAAACAAATATTTTCCCCCCTTTTTGAAGGGGGGATCTCTGAGGACTTTATTTGACCGATCGCAATTATTTTTCATCTAAGTTGATTAATGATGCTTGATTGCGACGGTCGGACGATGGTTTTGTGTACCAATAAGCCCAAGCAATTAGCACCGCTTGGAGCGGTAAACGGATGTATTGAAATACGGGTGAATCGGGAACATTGTCAAGATGGATGCGATTAACTGCCATATTGATGTTTGCCGGAAAAACGGCGATAAAAAGTGCAATTAAGCCCCAGGCGGCGGCACGGCTAACATTTGGAACTAATAGCCCAATTCCGCCCAATATTTCAAAAACTCCACTGATATAGACTAATTCCAAAGGAGAAGGAAGTTGGGGCGGAACAATTTTTACGAAAGGTTCGGGAATGGCAAAGTGAAGAATGCCAACGACAATAATTGAAATAGCCAGAATAACCCGCAAAATCTCTTTGTACTTGCTCATAAATTTAATCTTGTAAGTTAAACTGCGATTGGTCAGAACAAGAACGTCCATCACCATCAGAATTTTCTGTAGTTATCTCAATAGTATCTTTGGCAAAAGGATTGTGAAAAAACGATCCTGTCTGCGGAGGTAATCGCGGGTCGACAACAATTTCCGCCAAACTTTTAACTACGCCAGTAAGGGGAATTGCTAATATTACGCCCAAAATGCCGCCAATTTGAGCGCCTAATAGGATAGAGATAAAAATAATTACTGGTGATAAACCCGTAAGGTTGCCCATAATTCGGGGAGCAACTATATTATCTTTTACCTGTTGAATAGCGATCGCAGTTCCCAATACTTGCAAAGCCAGCCACCAATCAATAAAAGCTACAACTACTGTGACAATCGCAATCCCTAAAGTTGCACCAATATAAGGGATAACTTCGAGTAAGCCAATAATTACCGCAAACAATAGGAAAAATGGCACTCTTAATAGCCAAAACGCCAAGGCTAGAGTAGTTGCCATAAATAAGCCTAAGAGCAATTGACCAGAAACAAACCTTTGCAAGTTGCGCCGCAAGGCTTCCGTTAAGCCGTTGCGAATTTTGGGAGAAAATACCCCTGTGATAGTTAGCCACAACTTTTCGCCATCAATCAGCATATAGAAAGCGATTACTAGGATTAAAATTAAGTCTAAAACCCAGTTAAAAGTACCAATAACCAAGCCAAAACCCGTAGATGCGATCGCCTCTGCTTGGGTTTGGACTCGATCTAATAGCTGCGATGCTAGTATCCGCACATCAAAGGGTAAATTATGTTCTACGCTCCAATCTTGAAAAGCAGTAAGTTGTTCTTGTCCTCCTTCTAGCAAAGAAGGTAAGTTAGTTACAAGTTGCCTCCCTTGGTTAAATACGGGTGGTACAACCGTTAAGGCAAAAAC from Synechocystis sp. PCC 7509 includes these protein-coding regions:
- a CDS encoding fatty acid desaturase family protein codes for the protein MQINNRMITQAEYAKTLRPFLPAQAFERDPSKIFVLLLNIAVLICGWAIASQLDKFPLYLLWLYLPIAVVMGNSVIVLLFTSHNIMHGSVIKNTRLIHILSLLGLTMLWMPPTMWKAVHNQEHHSKTNSLADPDRNYLSQQPKTWGKWIQNLFVPSFAVNPLFLTVGMATAWGVHTFRNLTSVLIFNQGNADYVPAAFSRNPKKRVEIFGELLVMLSLHFCIIAFLQFSPLKLVLGYFLPIGIGYAGLMFYIYTNHMLCRMTTINDPLINSISLRVPKIFDKLHLNFSYHTEHHIFPGINSDYYPLVQELIKTHYPGRMNLLDAGDAWNLLMETPRHYKDETTFTDWSGKNTVTCPLNQK
- a CDS encoding DoxX family protein translates to MSKYKEILRVILAISIIVVGILHFAIPEPFVKIVPPQLPSPLELVYISGVFEILGGIGLLVPNVSRAAAWGLIALFIAVFPANINMAVNRIHLDNVPDSPVFQYIRLPLQAVLIAWAYWYTKPSSDRRNQASLINLDEK
- a CDS encoding AI-2E family transporter gives rise to the protein MNRTFTPLQQSLFTWLLILATGWATLSALKYVGELLSILITAALIAFLLNYAVAALSRFLPRGFAALLVYLLAGITFVVFALTVVPPVFNQGRQLVTNLPSLLEGGQEQLTAFQDWSVEHNLPFDVRILASQLLDRVQTQAEAIASTGFGLVIGTFNWVLDLILILVIAFYMLIDGEKLWLTITGVFSPKIRNGLTEALRRNLQRFVSGQLLLGLFMATTLALAFWLLRVPFFLLFAVIIGLLEVIPYIGATLGIAIVTVVVAFIDWWLALQVLGTAIAIQQVKDNIVAPRIMGNLTGLSPVIIFISILLGAQIGGILGVILAIPLTGVVKSLAEIVVDPRLPPQTGSFFHNPFAKDTIEITTENSDGDGRSCSDQSQFNLQD